AACACCGATTTTTTCCACTTCCACGGTCCTGGTGGCGGCCAAAGCGCCGTCCAAATACAGGCTCAGGCGTTTGCCGTCAAAGACCGCAGTCACGTACACCCATTTCCCAAATTCCACTTTACGCTTCGACACCACGGCGCTATTGCAAGAGAGCGTGTCTCCCAAACCGTCGGCGAAGAAGAAGGCGAATACCGGTTCCCCTTCTACACCGCACTCGTCTTTAACCAAGGCGAAACTGAACACGTCCTGGTCGGCGTCGGAACCGAACCCGAGCTTGCCCACGATGTTTTTGCGGTAGGCGGAATCATTCGTCAAAACGCTGTCTATCTCGACCCAGGCCTCGAACACGAATTCGGTCGCGCTGTCGAGGAGTCCACGGTCATTCTCGATGACGCCATACTGGTTTGCGTCCTTGAGCACGAGAGCGGAATTCTCGACACCTTCGCCGAGAGTAGCGCCACCGTAAACCAGCAGCCCCTCGGTCCAGCCACGCACATCGCCGACGCTTGCAGGCTTGACCGTCGTGTTGAGGTAGTCCATGCTGAACCAGCTGCGGAGCCCGTACTCGCTGGAGAGAGGGAACTGCAACGTTTTGGCGTCCTGCACGGCGCTGACCATGGAACCATTGTCAACGCCAAGGGAGACCTCTTTATATGCATAAACCGGCATTTTCCCCTCGCTCCCCTTGGGGAAATCCTCGACAGGCATTTCGGTTTCCACTTCAGAGATGCTGTCAATCTGTTCCTTGAACATGTCGGAATCGTAAAGTTCCCTAGGAAGCGGGCCAATGAAGTTGACAGAATCCTCGCCCACCTCGACCATGTATACCACGTCGGTAAAGTGCATAGGATCCGGGGACTTGGCGATTATAGGCACAATGCCCGTGGGCACGTTCTCGATGCTGAATTCGCCATCGTCACCAGTCATGACTTTCCAATTGGAGCCCGGGATGTAGACCGAGACGCCAGCGGCACTGGTGTCGGGACGCAGGTTGAACATGCCCTTGATGTTTCCCACCTTGGCGAGCGTCGCCGAAACTTCAATTTCGGAACCGTCGTATTCTACCGTCTGGTAAAACGCGCTGGAATCGGTCTGGGCGCTCAAACCGTAGCGACCCGTGAGCGAAAGCTTCATGCCGAACTTTCCCTCTTCGTCGGTGGTATCGGTAAGCACGACCGTGTCGACTTTAAAATAACGGGCAGAAATACGGGCGCCCACCACGGCGTCGCCGTTGCCGTCGACCAGAATGCCGGCGAGCGTATTCTCTTCTTCGCTCACGCCACCGCCCACTTCGCGGCCACCCTCGGAACAGGCGAGCATCAACAAGCCCGCCGCAACCGCCACGGCACCGGCCATGGCAAACGGGGCTACCTGATTCAAAAACAACTTATTCATGTTCGCCCCCCTTGAATTCCTTGGTCAGCGGGAAGAGCTGAACATTCAAACGGTATACTCGGCTCTCGTCGGTATCTTCCATCACAATGGAACTCACGCGGCGGCGGAAGTCCTGGATCTCTTGCGTAATGCGGTAATAGGCGGTCTCCGAAATGCCGATAGTGAGGCCCGAGATGTCGCGTTCTTTCACCGGGATCTCGTCGAGGGCACGCACAGCGAGCTCGCCCATTTGGCGATGCATTTCGCGTACCGAGAGGCTCGCCACCTCAAGGTTGCCAGTGGTCACGGACTTTTGCGCCTGTACATAGTTGCCCTGGGCATCCTTGCCGAGGAGCCCCACCTTTTGGAGCAGGGCGAGCGCCTTCTTGACCTCGGCGGTCTGCGTATCGAAAGCGAGGTTATCCGCCAGCTTGGCCGGGGTTACCCCCTTGAGTTGCGGCGCCATCTCGCGCACCACCGGGTTTACCCACGATTCGTAATAGTCGT
This genomic stretch from Fibrobacter sp. UWP2 harbors:
- a CDS encoding LamG-like jellyroll fold domain-containing protein, with the translated sequence MNKLFLNQVAPFAMAGAVAVAAGLLMLACSEGGREVGGGVSEEENTLAGILVDGNGDAVVGARISARYFKVDTVVLTDTTDEEGKFGMKLSLTGRYGLSAQTDSSAFYQTVEYDGSEIEVSATLAKVGNIKGMFNLRPDTSAAGVSVYIPGSNWKVMTGDDGEFSIENVPTGIVPIIAKSPDPMHFTDVVYMVEVGEDSVNFIGPLPRELYDSDMFKEQIDSISEVETEMPVEDFPKGSEGKMPVYAYKEVSLGVDNGSMVSAVQDAKTLQFPLSSEYGLRSWFSMDYLNTTVKPASVGDVRGWTEGLLVYGGATLGEGVENSALVLKDANQYGVIENDRGLLDSATEFVFEAWVEIDSVLTNDSAYRKNIVGKLGFGSDADQDVFSFALVKDECGVEGEPVFAFFFADGLGDTLSCNSAVVSKRKVEFGKWVYVTAVFDGKRLSLYLDGALAATRTVEVEKIGVSSESIFFGKEAINLKLDDVRFGVKALTASDVQYRYYLKGGAQ
- a CDS encoding TIGR02147 family protein; this encodes MKPVMEYQNFRLFMRDFYAERKLRSGFTWRDFAKAAGYSSPVFLKLVCDGKSNLSDVGVERVASAIGLVGVDLQYFRALVNFNQEKDSSKKKAAFKEMRGLAKENSMALVGEDQYDYYESWVNPVVREMAPQLKGVTPAKLADNLAFDTQTAEVKKALALLQKVGLLGKDAQGNYVQAQKSVTTGNLEVASLSVREMHRQMGELAVRALDEIPVKERDISGLTIGISETAYYRITQEIQDFRRRVSSIVMEDTDESRVYRLNVQLFPLTKEFKGGEHE